The following proteins come from a genomic window of Meles meles chromosome 1, mMelMel3.1 paternal haplotype, whole genome shotgun sequence:
- the LOC123947670 gene encoding cytochrome b-c1 complex subunit 6, mitochondrial isoform X2, giving the protein MGDPILPFLAAVWLCQLAFCTDPLTTVREQCEQLEKCVKARERLEMCDQRVSSRSQTEEDCTEELFDFLHARDHCVAHKLFNSLK; this is encoded by the exons ATGGGAGACCCCATTCTCCCATTTCTGGCGGCAGTGTGGCTCTGCCAGCTGGCCTTCTGCACG GATCCCCTAACAACAGTGAGAGAGCAATGCGAGCAGTTGGAGAAATGTGTAAAGGCTCGGGAGCGGCTAGAGATGTGTGACCAGCGTGTATCCTCCAGGTCACAGACAGAGGAGGATTGCACGGAGGAGCTCTTTGATTTCCTGCATGCAAGGGACCACTGC gTGGCCCACAAACTCTTCAACAGCTTGAAATAA